From Nicotiana tabacum cultivar K326 chromosome 22, ASM71507v2, whole genome shotgun sequence, one genomic window encodes:
- the LOC107765382 gene encoding TATA-box-binding protein: protein MADQGLEGSQPVDLTRHPSGIVPTLQNIVSTVNLDCKLDLKAIALQARNAEYNPKRFAAVIMRIREPKTTALIFASGKMVCTGAKSEQQSKLAARKYARIIQKLGFPAKFKDFKIQNIVGSCDVKFPIRLEGLAYAHGAFSSYEPELFPGLIYRMKQPKIVLLIFVSGKIVITGAKVRDETYTAFENIYPVLTEFRKNQQ from the exons ATGGCAGATCAGGGATTGGAAGGGAGCCAACCAGTGGATCTCACCAGGCACCCTTCTGGAATAGTCCCTACTCTCCA GAATATTGTGTCAACAGTGAATCTGGACTGCAAGTTGGACCTTAAAGCCATTGCACTTCAAGCTCGAAATGCAGAGTACAATCCAAAG CGTTTTGCTGCAGTGATCATGAGAATTAGAGAACCAAAAACTACAGCACTGATTTTTGCTTCTGGGAAGATG GTCTGTACTGGAGCAAAAAGTGAACAACAGTCAAAGTTGGCAGCACGGAAA TATGCTAGAATTATTCAAAAGCTTGGTTTTCCAGCCAAGTTTAAG GATTTTAAGATCCAGAATATAGTTGGTTCTTGTGATGTTAAATTTCCTATTCGACTTGAAGGCCTTGCATATGCCCACGGTGCTTTCTCAAGT TACGAGCCAGAACTATTCCCTGGATTAATATATCGTATGAAACAGCCAAAAATAGTGCTGCTTATTTTTGTTTCTGGGAAAATTGTCATCACAGGAGCTAAG GTTAGAGATGAGACATATACTGCCTTTGAGAACATATACCCAGTTCTTACTGAGTTCAGGAAGAATCAGCAATG A